One Nicotiana sylvestris chromosome 12, ASM39365v2, whole genome shotgun sequence genomic window carries:
- the LOC104225809 gene encoding bifunctional adenosine 5'-phosphosulfate phosphorylase/adenylylsulfatase HINT4 yields the protein MAAPPPQEVKNKFNNGDMIRKLTEGGRMIRGAALSECIFCQIATSSTSTTLLHSDDKVVAFRDINPSAFRHYLVIPKQHIPTVKNLQRSPEDFSLVSHMLDVGKSLLHRDAPQCKHYRFGFHQPPFNSVDHLHLHCFALPYTPSWRFIKYLSLGPLGGFVEAEKLLERIKPQIPHHSSM from the exons ATGGCTGCTCCTCCTCCTCAAGAAGTAAAGAACAAATTCAACAATGGTGATATGATCCGTAAATTGACAGAGGGCGGAAGAATGATAAGGGGAGCAGCTTTATCGGAATGTATATTTTGCCAAATTGCTACCTCTTCCACTTCCACCACTCTCCTTCACTCC GATGATAAAGTTGTTGCATTTCGAGATATTAATCCATCTGCCTTCAG GCATTACTTGGTAATTCCAAAACAGCACATTCCAACTGTCAAAAACCTTCAGAGAAGCCCGGAAGATTTCTCCTTGG TGAGTCACATGTTAGATGTCGGGAAGAGTCTGTTACATAGGGATGCACCTCAGTGCAAGCATTACAG ATTTGGTTTTCATCAGCCCCCATTCAACAGTGTTGATCACCTTCACCTCCACTGCTTTGCACTTCCTTATACTCCAAG CTGGAGGTTTATAAAATACTTATCATTGGGGCCACTCGGTGGATTTGTTGAAGCTGAAAAGCTATTGGAGAGAATAAAGCCACAAATTCCTCATCACTCATCTATGTAA